A stretch of Ligilactobacillus faecis DNA encodes these proteins:
- a CDS encoding DUF2786 domain-containing protein, translated as MEELDKIIAKIQKLMKLAQDNPNDEEGQTALMLAQKMLLKHNLSMQDIDRKDRRQTDANIVETESEYLVRMPWWKAELHVILAKNFRCKSIRRRYYNRKETTMIFFGYKDDVRIATEVYEATLMYLEYRLGRIRKEHLGVVYRNSYLQGFLHGIDGRFRQQKRELRKFELMLQVPAEVDRAFKEMKLGSYTTTNPKVLNEEAYLIGYEHAKKSKLMPKEILNRG; from the coding sequence ATGGAAGAATTAGATAAAATTATTGCCAAGATTCAAAAGCTCATGAAGTTAGCTCAAGATAATCCTAATGATGAAGAAGGACAAACAGCGCTTATGTTAGCGCAAAAAATGTTATTGAAGCACAACTTGTCGATGCAAGATATCGATCGGAAGGATAGGAGACAAACAGATGCGAACATCGTTGAAACAGAATCTGAATATTTGGTGCGTATGCCTTGGTGGAAGGCAGAGTTACATGTAATATTAGCTAAAAATTTTCGCTGTAAGTCGATCAGACGAAGATATTACAACCGGAAAGAGACGACAATGATATTTTTTGGGTATAAAGATGATGTTAGAATTGCAACGGAAGTCTATGAAGCAACATTGATGTATTTGGAGTATAGGCTAGGAAGGATTCGGAAAGAGCACCTTGGAGTTGTGTATAGAAATTCTTATTTACAGGGATTTCTTCATGGGATAGATGGGAGATTCAGGCAGCAAAAACGAGAATTACGAAAGTTTGAGTTGATGTTGCAAGTACCGGCCGAAGTAGATCGCGCTTTTAAAGAGATGAAACTAGGTAGTTACACCACTACTAATCCAAAGGTGTTAAATGAAGAAGCGTATCTTATAGGGTATGAGCACGCTAAGAAATCAAAACTAATGCCTAAAGAGATATTGAATAGAGGCTGA
- a CDS encoding type I toxin-antitoxin system Fst family toxin, translating into MLSLIVIPIFVGIVTELVSHWLE; encoded by the coding sequence ATTTTATCGTTAATCGTTATACCAATATTCGTTGGCATAGTCACAGAACTAGTCTCTCATTGGTTAGAATAA
- a CDS encoding helix-turn-helix domain-containing protein, with translation MLQNNLNKLMSERNIKASDIYRDLGIARSTILSLAKGSTGGIQFETLERLCTYFDVLPTDFFEYSPYVLQTIFNTDIFSLNIPELTYSAQITKNVYQKNFKIQVTWQIPTLNSDFPKSTTTDQLLFVRCKLINDLSYTQIELDEIIKTFSPILKRKFFIDLTADIVSQLQRAVKKNSELIAYDPSTDQNRKIKLLKNKHCIIELFKGTPSHKLIDITLGTDELTL, from the coding sequence ATGCTCCAAAATAACTTAAATAAATTAATGAGCGAAAGAAATATCAAAGCAAGTGATATTTATCGTGATTTAGGTATTGCTAGATCAACAATTCTTTCTCTAGCTAAGGGATCGACTGGCGGAATCCAATTTGAAACATTAGAACGTTTATGTACGTATTTCGATGTTTTACCAACTGATTTTTTTGAATATTCTCCCTACGTATTACAGACGATCTTTAATACAGACATTTTTTCTTTGAATATTCCTGAGTTAACTTATAGCGCACAGATTACAAAAAATGTATATCAGAAGAACTTTAAGATCCAAGTCACTTGGCAGATTCCAACGTTAAACTCTGATTTTCCTAAATCTACAACTACTGATCAATTATTATTTGTCCGCTGCAAATTAATTAACGATCTGAGCTATACGCAAATAGAACTTGATGAGATCATCAAGACATTTTCACCAATCTTAAAACGTAAATTTTTCATTGATCTAACAGCCGATATAGTCTCACAACTTCAACGTGCAGTTAAGAAAAACTCCGAGCTTATAGCATACGATCCAAGTACAGATCAAAACCGGAAAATCAAATTACTCAAAAACAAGCACTGTATCATTGAACTTTTTAAGGGCACACCTAGTCATAAGTTGATCGATATTACGCTAGGAACAGATGAGTTAACTCTATAG
- a CDS encoding SEC10/PgrA surface exclusion domain-containing protein produces MKKEILLSTAAVMGTAIVGANAQSVQADNVNDNGNGNVAVIQQQPTNDKKTAQADLDQAKEQQAQAQTNLNKAQNDLDGAKADEQVAADNVHKAQGDVDQAQELKNEATPENIEQVKDSIKDQEKNIAEVSNNVKINDTNVATKQVAVDKVTQEVNKAKEGVDQEQNNVNLAQANVDQAQKLLDEADSKKAQDELERSKEQVKQDTVDLNNKKVQVENTQKNLDEANKQVGENEQAVNMASDNVSIKQVVADKTADNKAQAQTAVDQATQKVNVAQAKTDEAKNILDGTNAQDIIDTAKAAKGRLAIDQLDVQQKQQDLNNAITNKQNAENVLNKINTLVETEKNVVTNKQAEADKAQATFDQAKTERDQAHNKVAEITDKLNSINTITLPDGFAQAWKDILEGKTDYSILKNFISEAYKLNKFKASRHDDSIELQTSNITEDQQRELTLWVAGLLNQVRQQMGYDNRLVVTENSLRYSRVITQNTPLNIFDHSKEAIKKGEEAIGGTWGSAESIASIGFNSGSLSLYKEMIYNRILMLIFNDASSQWGHAKQLLGVYGRKDPTTHFGFDIAANGVIHFNDYYPKKEDNNFIAISDNYDLLQMQLNNAQNALQVKQVTFDTAQKQNNDAQSALNSSKSSLSNLEKELSDKQNTFNLTVAKLNQAQTNLNNAQNTLSQDKFKADEAQRAVDSLSADIKVKQTNYEDALNALNQVKDILAEAQVSLNSATEAYNSAQNDLNTAKVQFNQTKEKLATSQNNLAKLHKDLTLAKEAVKNAQAKLVNDQELEAKAQKAVDNFSADLATKQANLDKAKALLADKQQALKAAQDVLNAKNEALDKAQADLVNAKQVLKNAQTKYDQEILNLKKLQEKLSDLENADTILATAQTNLSNAKEKLAKTQADVNAKQQAYDLAKANLNTKTAEVESKQSNLDRLVAREEAEKAFELAEKKAKQLAREEAKNTLFYQVGNKILNDKGNVVSDYKTNGIEVFDSQGNLVGYVTTEVKSRRVSQEIKKQMASQLPQMGEKTEQTTSKLVALMLGIASVLGLVEIDRRKKKEF; encoded by the coding sequence ATGAAAAAAGAAATTTTACTTTCAACAGCAGCTGTTATGGGGACAGCAATCGTAGGTGCTAATGCACAAAGTGTACAGGCAGATAATGTTAATGATAATGGTAATGGTAATGTTGCTGTGATCCAACAACAACCAACAAATGACAAGAAAACTGCACAGGCAGATTTGGATCAAGCAAAAGAGCAACAGGCTCAAGCTCAAACAAATCTAAATAAAGCCCAAAATGATTTAGATGGCGCTAAAGCTGATGAACAAGTAGCAGCTGATAATGTACATAAGGCTCAAGGTGATGTTGATCAAGCTCAAGAACTGAAAAATGAAGCTACGCCCGAAAATATTGAACAAGTAAAAGATAGTATCAAGGATCAAGAAAAAAACATTGCTGAGGTTTCTAATAACGTAAAAATTAATGATACCAACGTTGCAACTAAGCAGGTAGCAGTTGATAAAGTAACTCAGGAAGTAAATAAAGCCAAAGAGGGCGTTGATCAAGAACAAAACAATGTTAATCTAGCGCAAGCAAATGTTGATCAGGCTCAGAAATTGCTTGATGAAGCAGACTCAAAAAAAGCCCAAGATGAGTTAGAACGTTCTAAAGAACAAGTAAAGCAAGATACTGTTGATCTCAATAATAAAAAAGTTCAAGTAGAAAACACACAGAAAAACCTAGATGAAGCCAATAAGCAAGTTGGTGAGAATGAACAAGCTGTAAATATGGCAAGTGACAATGTTTCAATCAAACAAGTAGTAGCTGATAAAACTGCTGATAATAAAGCACAGGCTCAAACTGCGGTTGATCAGGCAACGCAAAAGGTTAATGTGGCACAAGCTAAAACAGACGAAGCTAAGAATATTTTAGATGGGACTAATGCTCAAGATATCATTGATACAGCTAAAGCTGCTAAAGGTAGATTAGCTATCGATCAACTTGACGTCCAACAAAAACAACAAGATCTAAATAATGCTATTACTAATAAACAAAATGCTGAAAACGTTTTAAATAAAATCAATACGTTAGTTGAGACAGAAAAAAATGTTGTGACCAACAAGCAAGCTGAAGCTGATAAAGCACAAGCTACTTTTGATCAAGCTAAGACTGAACGTGATCAGGCCCACAATAAGGTTGCTGAAATTACAGATAAATTGAATAGTATCAATACGATTACATTGCCTGATGGATTTGCGCAAGCCTGGAAAGATATTCTTGAGGGCAAAACAGATTATAGTATCCTGAAAAATTTTATTTCAGAAGCTTATAAATTAAATAAATTTAAGGCCTCAAGACATGATGATAGCATAGAACTTCAAACATCGAATATAACAGAAGATCAACAAAGAGAATTAACCCTTTGGGTAGCTGGATTATTAAATCAAGTAAGGCAACAGATGGGATATGATAATCGGCTTGTAGTTACAGAAAATTCTTTAAGGTACTCGAGAGTTATCACACAAAATACACCTCTAAATATATTCGATCACAGTAAGGAGGCTATAAAAAAGGGAGAGGAAGCTATTGGGGGAACATGGGGATCTGCAGAATCTATTGCGTCCATTGGTTTTAATAGCGGGTCGTTAAGTTTATATAAAGAAATGATTTATAATAGAATTTTAATGCTTATATTTAATGACGCCTCTTCCCAATGGGGACATGCCAAACAATTACTGGGTGTTTATGGTAGAAAAGATCCTACCACCCATTTTGGCTTTGATATAGCAGCTAACGGTGTGATCCATTTCAATGATTACTACCCAAAAAAAGAAGATAATAATTTCATCGCCATTTCAGATAATTATGATCTTCTGCAAATGCAGTTAAATAATGCACAAAATGCTTTACAAGTTAAACAGGTCACATTTGATACGGCTCAAAAGCAAAATAACGACGCACAGAGCGCCTTAAATTCTTCTAAGAGTAGTTTGTCTAACTTAGAAAAAGAACTTTCTGATAAGCAAAATACATTTAATTTGACGGTTGCTAAATTGAATCAAGCACAAACGAACTTGAATAATGCGCAAAATACACTATCCCAAGACAAGTTTAAAGCAGATGAGGCGCAACGAGCTGTTGATAGCTTGAGTGCTGATATTAAAGTAAAACAAACTAATTACGAAGATGCCTTGAATGCTTTGAATCAAGTAAAAGATATCTTGGCAGAAGCGCAGGTGAGTTTAAATAGTGCTACAGAGGCTTATAATAGCGCTCAGAACGATTTAAATACTGCTAAGGTACAATTCAACCAAACTAAGGAAAAACTTGCTACAAGTCAAAATAATTTGGCAAAATTACACAAAGATCTTACTTTGGCCAAAGAAGCTGTCAAAAATGCTCAAGCTAAATTAGTTAATGATCAAGAGCTTGAAGCAAAAGCACAAAAAGCGGTAGATAATTTTAGTGCTGATTTAGCAACTAAACAAGCTAACTTAGACAAGGCAAAGGCTCTTTTGGCTGATAAACAGCAAGCTTTGAAGGCAGCTCAAGATGTATTGAACGCTAAGAATGAAGCTTTAGATAAAGCTCAAGCAGATCTAGTCAATGCAAAACAAGTTTTGAAAAATGCCCAAACAAAATACGATCAAGAAATTTTAAACTTGAAGAAACTTCAAGAAAAATTGTCAGATCTTGAAAATGCTGATACGATCCTAGCTACAGCCCAAACTAACTTGAGCAATGCTAAGGAAAAATTGGCAAAAACTCAAGCAGATGTTAACGCCAAGCAGCAAGCTTACGATTTGGCGAAAGCTAATTTAAATACTAAGACTGCTGAAGTTGAATCAAAACAGTCTAACTTAGATAGACTAGTTGCTCGTGAAGAAGCAGAAAAGGCATTTGAATTAGCGGAGAAAAAAGCCAAGCAGTTAGCACGAGAAGAAGCTAAGAATACTCTATTCTACCAAGTTGGAAATAAGATCTTGAACGACAAAGGTAATGTAGTCTCAGACTATAAGACAAATGGAATTGAAGTTTTTGATTCGCAAGGGAATCTTGTTGGCTACGTAACAACTGAAGTTAAGAGTCGACGTGTGAGCCAAGAAATCAAAAAGCAAATGGCTTCTCAATTACCACAGATGGGTGAAAAAACTGAACAAACAACAAGTAAATTAGTAGCCTTAATGTTAGGCATTGCCAGTGTTTTAGGATTAGTTGAAATCGATCGTCGAAAGAAAAAAGAATTTTAA
- a CDS encoding DUF7679 family protein, translated as MVREKRYIYIKVEFLNGTKGDYLLPRDLQSPMWYYISHNKSDWRELLSGALINVPIRPYVNHETTIRVAKIDAQFIKTRNKGMRARSQFIIRNNWYQVSLKQLILSRRFLRHDFSLKNKFLITIDLLRWWSRSKWKGK; from the coding sequence ATGGTTAGAGAAAAAAGATACATCTATATCAAGGTCGAATTTTTAAATGGCACAAAAGGAGATTACTTGTTACCTCGGGATCTTCAAAGCCCTATGTGGTATTATATCAGTCACAATAAATCTGATTGGAGAGAATTATTGTCCGGAGCACTGATAAATGTCCCGATAAGACCATATGTTAATCATGAGACAACGATCAGAGTTGCTAAAATTGATGCACAATTTATTAAAACTCGAAACAAAGGAATGAGGGCACGAAGCCAATTTATTATTCGTAATAATTGGTATCAAGTGTCTTTAAAACAACTGATTTTGAGCAGAAGATTTTTACGACATGATTTTTCTTTGAAGAACAAATTTTTGATCACGATCGATCTATTGCGCTGGTGGTCACGTAGTAAGTGGAAAGGTAAGTGA
- a CDS encoding XRE family transcriptional regulator, translated as MFNGEKLRNLRELNGLSRKELADKLNISEQAVWQYENDSILPRIEILNQLRNLFHVETRYFFSPEYLIVKASEEKIAYRAKDRTSRKKTKLELTFLNYIDHYINCFEQHLLVPKTPIISIREESLKFIERSNLERNEIIKKIAEFSRTKLSLKDNKDLMYTLENSGIYILEKNLGSQIDAYSAVTKDGRLYIILGTVKKSAVRRNFDLAHELGHLLLHANVDMDTLSPNELNIIEKEAYLFASVFLLPEKEFISDFSELKRKSNPDYYIDLKRKYLVSIAALEMRAYGLGLLSYQENRYFWGQLTRKKYKLFEPLDDEIPPVKPGKLRYLFKFVLTKNVVNLDNLLNQFNIQPTFLSKLFNLDEHFFDHYLEMEKDYFREAKIIDMDDFRDKAY; from the coding sequence ATGTTCAATGGAGAGAAGTTACGTAATTTAAGAGAATTAAACGGTCTCTCTAGAAAAGAATTAGCAGATAAATTGAATATATCTGAACAGGCAGTATGGCAATATGAGAATGATTCTATATTGCCTCGTATTGAGATATTAAATCAATTACGTAATTTATTCCATGTAGAGACGCGGTATTTTTTTTCACCTGAGTATCTCATAGTCAAAGCCAGTGAAGAAAAAATTGCATATAGAGCAAAGGATAGGACTTCTAGAAAAAAGACAAAACTTGAGCTCACTTTTTTAAACTATATTGACCATTATATTAATTGCTTTGAACAACACTTATTAGTACCAAAGACACCTATAATAAGTATTAGAGAAGAAAGTCTGAAGTTTATTGAAAGAAGTAATCTAGAAAGAAACGAAATTATCAAAAAGATTGCGGAATTTTCCAGAACTAAACTATCTTTAAAGGATAATAAAGATTTAATGTATACTTTAGAGAATAGTGGTATCTATATTTTAGAAAAGAATTTAGGTTCTCAGATTGATGCCTATAGTGCGGTCACAAAAGATGGACGTTTGTATATAATTCTGGGTACTGTTAAAAAATCTGCGGTTAGAAGGAATTTTGATTTAGCTCATGAATTAGGGCATCTTTTATTACATGCTAATGTAGATATGGACACCTTGTCTCCTAATGAGCTAAATATTATTGAAAAAGAAGCATATTTATTCGCCTCTGTATTTTTATTACCAGAAAAAGAATTTATTTCTGATTTCTCTGAACTGAAAAGAAAATCGAATCCAGATTATTATATAGATTTGAAAAGAAAATACTTAGTTTCCATTGCAGCACTTGAAATGCGAGCATACGGTTTAGGTTTACTTTCTTATCAAGAGAATCGATACTTTTGGGGACAGTTAACTAGAAAGAAGTACAAATTATTTGAGCCATTAGATGATGAAATTCCTCCGGTAAAACCGGGTAAACTGCGCTATCTTTTTAAATTTGTTCTTACTAAAAATGTTGTTAACTTAGATAATCTATTAAATCAGTTTAATATACAACCTACTTTCCTTTCTAAACTTTTTAATTTAGATGAGCACTTTTTTGATCATTACCTAGAAATGGAAAAAGATTACTTTAGAGAGGCTAAAATTATAGATATGGACGATTTTCGTGATAAAGCATACTAA